The genomic interval CTATGCGATTGCCCTTATGTCAACGGATCTGCCGCAGTTCAATGAGACATTCTACTTCTTTCACGAGCTCTGGAAGGGACCGCTGGAGGGCCTGATCTTTGGCTACATTATTTACCAGGTGATCGGATGGCCTGCTCTGGTGGGCATGGCCACCATTATACTCTTCATACCGCTGCAGGTGTGGGCAGCGAAGGCGACGGCGCGCTTCAAGCGCCTCTCGGCGGAGTACGGCGACGAGCGGGTCAAGCTGATGAACGAGATCATATCGGCCATGCAGGTGATCAAGATGTATGCCTGGGAGAAGTCCTTTGCCAAGCTGATCGCACGCGTGCGCCGTAAGGAAATGACCGCCATACGCGGCACCATGTACGTCTATGCGGGGCTGCAGTGCACCGACATGATCTCTAAGCTGTCGCTGTTTCTGTGCCTGGTCACATATGTTTTCACTGGCGACATTGTGACCGCCCAGAAGGTGTTCATGGTGTCCAGCTACTATGACCATCTGAATCACTCGCTGCTGCATCTCTGGCCCCTGGCCATCAACTCCTGGGCGGAGACGTTTGTTGTGGCCCGCCGCCTGTTGGACTTTTTGCTGCAGCACGAGGATCCCGCTGATGGCGGTGTTAACAACTTTACCGACGTAGACGATGATCTGCAGCATGGAAACTATTTTGGACGTCTGCATAATCCGCTAGCACTGCGCAAGAGCGTCACGCTGCGCCAGCTGACGGCCAGCTGGGATCAGTCCAGCCAGGAGAAGCGTCAGCGGCACATCGAGGACATCAGCTTTGAGGCCGAGGACCAGCAGTTTGTTGGCATCGTCGGCACCGTCGGCGCCGGCAAGAGCACACTGCTGGCCGCCCTGCTCGGTGAGCTGGACATAATCAGCGGCAGCGTGGAGCTCAATGGCGTCATCAGCTATGCCCCGCAGGAGCCCTGGCTGAATCGTTGCAGCCTGCGCGAGAACATTGTCTTCATGGAGCCCTACGACGAGCGACGCTACAGGGAAGTGCTGCGCGTCTGCCTGTTGGAGAAGGACATTGAGCAGCTGCCGCATGGAGATGCCACCATCGTGGGCGAGTCCGGCGCCAGCTTGAGCGGCGGCCAAAAGGCTAGAGTTAGCCTGGCGCGAGCTGTTTACCGCAAGGCGGACATCTATCTGCTGGACGATCCGCTCTCCGCCGTGGACTCCCATGTGggccggctgctgctgcagcactgCCTCCATGAATTTCTCAGCGACAAGATACGCATCCTGGTAACACATCGTGTCGCGCTGCTTCGCCATGCCGACCATATGGTCTTGATGGAGGCCGGACGTGCCTCCATACAGGGCAGATATGAGTCACTCAAGAAGCTCATCCGGTTTCGCATGTCCGTCGCCAATGACAGCGACGTAGCCAAGTTGCGCGCCGTGCGCGCTGATAGCATCTACGAGGAGGCGCCGCCGCAGGAGCCAttgtcgcagcagcagctccaactGCAGCTGGACGAGCATGAGCAGTGTTACAAGGAGCAACAGTTCCAGGGCTCGGTCAAGCTAACCACCTACAAGCAATACTTTGCTGTACTCGGTCTGCCGTTCGTGGTGCTGCTCATTTTTATTGTCTTTCTGCTGGCGCGTAGCTTCGAAGCTACCATGGACATTTTTCTGTCCAAATGGTATGTATTTTCTAGAGCCCTAAATCCTAGTTCGAACTGCTTGCAACATGTTTGACATGCAACATGTTGTGTTCGAAGTGCCTCTTTTTCGATTGATTCAAATGCTTTGTCTGCAACTCGAATAGCTCAATAAGGACAACAATTTGATCCGTTCAACTTGAGTTATCAATTATCCGCAACCCGTTTCGGTTTACTCAATatctatattaaatatatatattaaattaatattacaCATTTTCGTATTTACCATAGGGCCACCTGGGAGGAAACGCAACCGGATGAGAATGAGCCGCCCGTCGAACGCCGCAGGATTCGCACACGCCTGGTCACCCTGTACGCTGTGCTCATTGTGAGCACCCTGTTTCTGTATGTGCTGCGCACCTTTGGCTTCTTTATGATGTGCCTGCGCATCTCGCTGCGTATACATAATTTCCTCTTCCGCGGCATCATACGCGCCAGCATGCAGTTCTTCACCTTGGCCACCTCGGGACGCATTCTGAATCGCTTCTCCAGCGATATCCTGGCCATTGACATCACTCTGCCGCAGTCCATGATGGAATCTCTGGAGTTCTTTGTCAATGGGCTGGCTGTGCTTTTGGTCGTGAGCATCGCCAACTATTGGCTGACTATTCCAGCGATTGTGATGATTGCCTTGCTCTACTTTTCCCGCAGTCTCTATATAGGCGCCAGCCGAAGCCTCAAGCGCATCGAGACCATCTGTGAGTAGACAAACCGGTTAAGgagataaaaaatataataaatattaatagataTATTCTTTACTGGAAGAATTTTCCTAAAGCCCATAAAAAATCTGCAGCTTAGGTCAAAACCAGCTTGAAACCTCGGTTTGCCTAGGCTCGGAATTTTGAACCATGCACATCagctagatatatatattcctgagcTCATCTGTTTCTTCTGCCCTCCGTAGCCCGCAGTCCCATCTACTCGTACACAAATGCGACGTTCAAAGGCCTGACCACTATTCGCGCCTTGAATGCGACCAAGCGCCTGGAGCGTGGCTTCCATAGCTATCAAAATGAGAACACCTCGGCCGTTTATTTGTACGGAAGTGTGAATCGGGCCTTTGCCTTCTGGACGGATCTCATCTGTGTGCTGTACATCCTGGTGGTTACGTTCAGCTTTCTAGTATTCGATCAGAACTATTACAGCGGCGACGTGGGCCTGGCCATAACGCAGTCCATGACGCTGAGCATCATCTGTCAGTGGGGCATGGGTCACACCGTCGAACTGGAGAACCAGATGACCAGCGTGGAGCGCGTGCTGGAGTACGTCCAGCTGCCGCCGGAGCCCTCCTACGAGACCGAGGCCGCTGTCAATCTGCCCGCCAAGTGGCCCAGTGCGGGTCAGCTACACTTCCAGGATCTGCGACTGCGCTACAGCGACCATGGGCATTATGTGCTGAACGGCTTGAGCTTCACCATACATCCCAAGGAGAAGGTGGGCATTGTGGGTCGCACGGGCGCCGGCAAATCCTCCGTCGTGCAGGCGGTCTTTCGCCTGGCCCTCAACGAGGGACTCATCGAGATCGATGGCTATGATATTGCCAAATTGGGCCTGCATGATTTGCGCAGTCGCATCTCGATTATACCGCAGGATCCGGTGCTGTTTTCGGGCACGCTGCGCTACAACCTGGATCCGTTCGAGCATCAGCTGGACGAGGAACTCTGGCAGGCGCTGGACGCCGTCAAGCTGAAGGCTTTTGTGTCGGCGCTAAAAGGTGGCCTCAGCTACAGGCTGCACGATGGCGGCGCCAACTTCAGCATGGGCCAGCGTCAGCTGATTTGCCTGGCACGCGCCATTCTGAGGCACAATACAATACTCATCATGGACGAGGCTACGGCCAATGTGGATCCGGAGTAAGTGGCTGAGCACCTGTTATGCTCATAAAGCTAATCTTTATGGCTTTTGCAGCACGGATCAGCTCATACAGGAGGCGATACACACCAAGTTCGCCAACTGCACGGTGCTGACCATTGCGCATCGCCTGCACACGGTCATGGATTCGGATCGTGTCCTGGTCATGGATGCGGGTCGTGTCGTCGAGCTGGGTCATCCGcatgagctgctgcagcagcgcaacGGATATCTCTATCGTTTCGTGGAGAAGACGGGCGCAAGCAGTGCCAAGCACCTGCGTTACGTGGCCGAGCAAAGTTTCCACAAGCGCGTCACGGGAAAGCGAGGATTGCCGGCTGCGGAGCCGGAGCAGCTGCATCCGGAGGGCAGGCTGAGCGTTTTCAGGGGCACCACACTATAAAAAaagactgttgttgttttttgtaagTTATGGtaatatatagtttttattatagtgaactgatttttaaatataaatctatataattttgtatatatatatatttatgtatatatatgcactttatatgtataatatacgAAGTTCTCTTCATCTTGAAGTTTTTTTGGGAAAAAATcaagcattttttttgttattagtATTGGTTTTTCTtgtaatgcatttatttacttaacgATTAACTAGCGCGCTAAATAAACCTGGCTACGGTTCGGCTTAAGTTTTGTCAAAACTAAGTATATTAACTACGCTCAActtctagttgttgttgttgttcttgtgcCTAGTTTTGAATGAGTCACATGAGAAATCTGGAGAATAATgcagcagtttttttttttgccatttttgatGTTCTAGctttcatatttaatttataatatattatttttattttgtttccgCATGGCTTTGCTGtgcttttcttttgtatatatatatatagattttatttttaatttaatacgaTGTTTTGCCTTtggtatatgtataaaattgttttggtAGAGTGTAAATGAATTTATCGCATAGATTTTCACTAGACAAGAAGTGTATATAATcatgttttattaaattttttttcagtttttaaatgtattttttttgtgtatacattttaaagtaaataaagcatatattgatgtatatatatttgtttgttatgaTTTTTCGCTTATTTAAAATTCGCTTACTTAAAGTCTGccttcaacattttttgtagTTTGATGTAAATAGAAAAATCAGTGTCTGGAGAATGTTCATAAatcttatgtatatatagatgtatatatatttaagtttaagTTTAGCTTTATATGTGCTTAGATTTACGTGTTGTCACAAAAACCAAGTTAAACCTTGAAATCCTTCCCCAAATTTCAATGCTCAAGTTGTTTTTTTCCATTGCCATCTGATCTTTTGTCTATTTTCTATAATTCTCTATGCTTCCTGCTCTTGTGCTTCGGCATGTAAGAAAGGtatgtatatagttttttGATGTCCTAGAAATAAGattgtttgtttgctgtttaAGGAAAAATTCGAtgcaatttgaataaaattgtgttgctttttttttatcgtatTTATAATTACTCGATTTTAgctagttaaatatatatatatttttaaagcattttatatttactttttttgctTGTTGGAAATTTTTCAAGAATTTTTGGTTTAAGATTATGCGATTTACGCTCGCTCTACTAAATTGTACCATTTTAGGCATATTTCTTTAGGTtttaggtttttatttttattttgtcatttttgtttatttgtaatgattttgtttcattttgttttaagtaCAAACACGTtttgtattcattttgttattcTCACAGTTAAGCTTCTTTGATTGAGCACAAAAGCAAATGAGAGTTTTGTTGAGGGGGGGCTTTGCGGAAAACCAAAAGACCTTAACATACTCAACATTCTAAGTACTATAACTTGATAtaaatatctttttttttttatttttttttgttttttaattgttctTGGCCAGCCAAATGTGAGCTCAGCACTGGACGCACGAAGAATCTTCCCCTATTATTGGCTCGCCCAGTGCTCAGCCCCGGCCGACCATTCCAGAGGAttccaaaacaaaatttgtgtgAGAGGAGATTTAGCACAAAAATGTTACAGTGTTGTAAAGAACTGAAATGTTGATAACTTTAACTGGAAGTCAATTTAGATTATTCTGATTAGCAGCTACTCGCATATAGTTTAGACTTAGTTAGGCGCTAACTAACTCGAGCTACGGCACTTGAGTGTGCATTTTGCTAGCTTTTCTCAgattttctttacttttttttttagttttcgtGTTTGTGCGAGTTCCCTAAATATTAGTTCAGCCAGCGTTTAACAATAGCtagttaaaaattaatttcgaaTAAAACACTTGACAGAATGGATTTAAGTGGGAACTAAAGGTGCATGCTTCGTTAATTGAAACGcatattttgattataaaaTATGGTCCCGaggttttttaatatttttatatctgtgtgtgcttttgcATTGgctataagaataataatatccATATTTATGGAGGGGGGCGATAGCAGCAATTGGAGGTGTGGCCGGaacacatatatctatatactatatatatatatgtatatatactagcCGTTGCCACATCGCTAGCTGCATCTAGATATAGATAAGATAAGGCGTTGTGCGTATGTACATTGTACATAGTCTGCTTTGTATTTTGTGTGTCCCAATTGTTGTTTTGGCAATGATTTTCGCTTTTCCTTTTCGTATAAGACATATATATTagcaaaaactcaattttcctAAATTCCTTTTTAAATCTTGCCTACAAAAACGCTTTTATTTCTACgaaaattttctttgttttttcggttttttttttgcttgtgtttCTAGGCATAAAGCTGTAGATCTGcgtacaatatttatataaattaataaagtatttcattttcatgatcattattttttttttttacatttttttgctcgtttttttttttgaaaaaaagatTAGTATGAATTTGTTATGCAAGGTTTTTTTCGAACATTTTTTTCCACAGTGTAATCGTATATATCCATTCAATATACACATCGATtgctagata from Drosophila virilis strain 15010-1051.87 chromosome 2, Dvir_AGI_RSII-ME, whole genome shotgun sequence carries:
- the LOC6634958 gene encoding probable multidrug resistance-associated protein lethal(2)03659, with the protein product MCATKEERKPNPVLKANFFSKWFFIWSREILRKGHGKSIEPADLYANVPCLDSTKVSQDLLGHWERELKRPQPSVLHMIFQAYGAKFVPICILYSLVEISLHTMQPLLLGKLVSFFSEGNEYESMESAYLYAMGVVLCSLVKVLCYHPFMFHLFALGARIRLACAGLVYRKCLRVSVASDNSGMSGYAIALMSTDLPQFNETFYFFHELWKGPLEGLIFGYIIYQVIGWPALVGMATIILFIPLQVWAAKATARFKRLSAEYGDERVKLMNEIISAMQVIKMYAWEKSFAKLIARVRRKEMTAIRGTMYVYAGLQCTDMISKLSLFLCLVTYVFTGDIVTAQKVFMVSSYYDHLNHSLLHLWPLAINSWAETFVVARRLLDFLLQHEDPADGGVNNFTDVDDDLQHGNYFGRLHNPLALRKSVTLRQLTASWDQSSQEKRQRHIEDISFEAEDQQFVGIVGTVGAGKSTLLAALLGELDIISGSVELNGVISYAPQEPWLNRCSLRENIVFMEPYDERRYREVLRVCLLEKDIEQLPHGDATIVGESGASLSGGQKARVSLARAVYRKADIYLLDDPLSAVDSHVGRLLLQHCLHEFLSDKIRILVTHRVALLRHADHMVLMEAGRASIQGRYESLKKLIRFRMSVANDSDVAKLRAVRADSIYEEAPPQEPLSQQQLQLQLDEHEQCYKEQQFQGSVKLTTYKQYFAVLGLPFVVLLIFIVFLLARSFEATMDIFLSKWATWEETQPDENEPPVERRRIRTRLVTLYAVLIVSTLFLYVLRTFGFFMMCLRISLRIHNFLFRGIIRASMQFFTLATSGRILNRFSSDILAIDITLPQSMMESLEFFVNGLAVLLVVSIANYWLTIPAIVMIALLYFSRSLYIGASRSLKRIETISRSPIYSYTNATFKGLTTIRALNATKRLERGFHSYQNENTSAVYLYGSVNRAFAFWTDLICVLYILVVTFSFLVFDQNYYSGDVGLAITQSMTLSIICQWGMGHTVELENQMTSVERVLEYVQLPPEPSYETEAAVNLPAKWPSAGQLHFQDLRLRYSDHGHYVLNGLSFTIHPKEKVGIVGRTGAGKSSVVQAVFRLALNEGLIEIDGYDIAKLGLHDLRSRISIIPQDPVLFSGTLRYNLDPFEHQLDEELWQALDAVKLKAFVSALKGGLSYRLHDGGANFSMGQRQLICLARAILRHNTILIMDEATANVDPDTDQLIQEAIHTKFANCTVLTIAHRLHTVMDSDRVLVMDAGRVVELGHPHELLQQRNGYLYRFVEKTGASSAKHLRYVAEQSFHKRVTGKRGLPAAEPEQLHPEGRLSVFRGTTL